From one Ursus arctos isolate Adak ecotype North America unplaced genomic scaffold, UrsArc2.0 scaffold_26, whole genome shotgun sequence genomic stretch:
- the MAGOHB gene encoding protein mago nashi homolog 2 isoform X2, translated as MAMASDFYLRYYVGHKGKFGHEFLEFEFRPDGKLRYANNSNYKNDVMIRKEAYVHKSVMEELKRIIDDSEITKEDDALWPPPDRVGRQELEIVIGDEHISFTTSKIGSLIDVNQSKDPEGLRVFYYLVQDLKCLVFSLIGLHFKIKPI; from the exons ATGGCTATGGCCAGCGATTTCTACCTGCGCTACTACGTAGGGCACAAAGGCAAGTTTGGACACGAGTTTCTGGAGTTCGAGTTTCGGCCAGACG GAAAGCTTAGATATGCCAACAACAGCAATTACAAAAATGATGTCATGATCAGAAAGGAG GCTTATGTGCACAAGAGTGTAATGGAGGAACTGAAGAGGATTATTGATGACAGTGAAATTACAAAAGAAGATGATGCATTGTGGCCTCCCCCTGACCGAGTTGGCCGACAG gaGCTTGAAATTGTAATTGGAGATGAACACATTTCTTTTACTACATCAAAAATAGGTTCTCTTATTGATGTAAATCAGTCAAA ggatCCTGAAGGCCTTCGAGTATTTTACTATTTGGTACAGGACCTGAAATGTTTAGTTTTTAGTCTTATTGGATTACATTTCAAGATTAAGCCAATCTAA
- the LOC113257414 gene encoding 40S ribosomal protein S20-like — MTFKDAGKTPMEPEVAIQQSSITLASHKLKSLEKVCADLIRGAKGKNLKVKGPVQMPTKALRITTRKTPCGEDSKTWEPWDQPRIHKLLIDLHSPSEIVKQIISISIEVGGKVEVTIADT, encoded by the coding sequence ATGACTTTTAAAGATGCCGGGAAGACACCCATGGAACCAGAGGTAGCGATTCAACAGAGTAGCATTACTCTAGCCAGCCACAAGTTAAAATCTTTGGAGAAGGTATGTGCTGACTTGATCAGGGGcgcaaagggaaagaatctcaaagtGAAAGGACCAGTTCAGATGCCTACCAAGGCTTTGCGAATCACTACAAGAAAAACTCCTTGTGGTGAAGATTCTAAGACTTGGGAACCTTGGGATCAGCCAAGGATCCACAAGCTACTCATTGATTTGCACAGTCCTTCTGAAATTGTTAAGCAGATTATTTCCATCAGTATTGAGGTAGGAGGTAAGGTTGAAGTCACCATTGCAGATACTTAA